In Kordiimonas sp. SCSIO 12610, the sequence CTTTAAAATTCGCTCAAACGAAGTTGAAGAAGCACCACTTCCAAGGCCGCACGCTGAAATATGGGTTTATTCCCCACGTGTGGAAGGTGTGCATCTGCGCGGTGGCCCTGTTGCCCGTGGTGGTCTGCGTTGGTCCGATCGCCGTGAGGATTTCAGAACCGAGGTACTTGGCCTGGTAAAAGCGCAGCAGGTGAAAAATGCGGTAATTGTTCCACAGGGTGCGAAAGGTGGCTTTTTCCCTAAACAATTAACCCCTTCAATGAACCGTGATGCTTTCATGGAAGAGGGCGTTGCGTCTTATCGCTCATTCATATCCAGCCTACTCTCAGTTACTGATAATCTTGTAAAAGGCAAAGTGAAACCCCCACAAGAGTTAGTGCGCCGCGACGGCGATGACCCGTATCTTGTTGTTGCAGCCGACAAGGGAACAGCGACCTTTTCCGATATTTCGAACGGTATTTCCGAAGGCCAAGGGTTCTGGCTGGATGATGCATTCGCGTCAGGTGGGTCCAATGGCTATGACCATAAGAAAATGGGTATTACGGCCAAAGGTGCGTGGATCAGCGTCCAGCGTCATTTCAGAGAAATGGGTGTCAATGTTCAGGAAGATGTCTTCTCGGTTGTTGGTGTCGGCGATATGGCGGGTGACGTTTTTGGAAACGGAATGCTGCTCTCCAAAACCTTGCATTTGAAGGCGGCCTTTAACCACATGCATATCTTTATCGACCCGGAAGCAGGAGACAGCAAAGCCAAGTGGAAAGAGCGTAAGCGCCTCTTTGATTTGCCGCGCTCAAGCTGGGAAGACTATAATAGCAAACTGATTTCCAAAGGCGGCGGGATTTTCTCTAGGGCCGCGAAGTCAATTGATCTATCGCCTGAAATTCAGGCTTGGTTAGGGACAGAAGAGACGTCCATGGCTCCTAATGTCCTTATTAATACAATCCTGAAAGCTGAGGCCGACCTCTTGTGGTTTGGTGGTATTGGTACATACATTCGTGCAACCACAGAAACAGATGCCGATGTTGGTGACCGTGCGAACGATCCGCTCCGCGTTACCGCACCTGAGGTTAAAGTAAAAGTTATCGGTGAAGGTGGTAACTTGGGCATGACACAGGAAGCGCGGATCGAATACGGTCGTTTGGGTGGTCGCTCAAACACTGACTTTATCGATAATTCGGCGGGTGTGGATTGTTCTGATAAGGAAGTGAATATCAAGATTTTGCTTGCTGATGTTATTTCCAAGAAAAAACTTACCCGCGAGGACCGCGATAGCTTACTCGTCGAGATGACTGATGAAGTTTCTGATATTGTTCTCTCGGACAACTATTTGCAAACGCAGGCTATTTCCCTAGCTGAGGCAGAGGCTGTCAATTCGCGTCAATATCATTTGGGCCTTATCCGTACATTAGAGCGTGATGGTGGTTTGAACAGGGAAATTGAGAACCTACCGTCTGATGAGGGCTTTTTAGAGCTTGAAGCGAATGAAAAAGGTCTCAGCAGGCCAGAAATTTCAACCCTGCTTGCGTATGCGAAAATGTCACTTGTTGATATTTTGATGAAGGGGTCTTTAATTGATGATCCTGTTCTGGAGCCCGAGCTTGAGTGGGGGTTCCCGACGACGCTTCGTAAACGGTTCCCTGAAGAAATTCGGTCTCATAGACTACGGAGAGAAATTGTTGCTACAGTTCTTGCGAACGAGGTTGTCAACTGGGGCGGTTTGACCTTTGTATACGAAGTGAAAGAAGAAACCGGGCTTGGTGTTGAGGATATTGTGGCGGCTTTTGTTGCAGTTCGCGGCATCTATGGGCTTCAAGGCATGTGGGATGCAGTTAACGCGCTTGATTACAAGGTTGATGCTGCGCTTCAGTATGATATGCACCGTTCGCTTTCAAACTCCTTGAAAGATCAGGTGTTATGGGTGCTTAGAAACTTGCCGCGTCCTTATAATATCGTCGATTTGATCGATCGTTTTGCGACGCCTGTGAAAGCGCTCTTTAATATCAAGCAGGAGATACTGAGCAAACCAGCGCAGGAAGCCTTTATCAGCCGCAGGGACCCCCTTAAAGAGGGAGGCGTTAGCCATAAACTCGCAACATTTGTTGCAGGCTTTGAAGTTCTCAGTTCGGGTGCGGATATTATTTCTGTTGCTGAAACAGAGAATAAGAAGGTTGATTTTGCTGCGACAATTCATTTTGCGCTTGGGGATATGCTTGGGTTTGACTGGTTACGTCAACGCGCGGACCGCATTGTACCTGATGATCACTGGGAAGTGCTTGCAATTCGTTCGCTAAAGGAAGACTTGGCAGATCAGCAAACTGAACTTGTGAAACAGGTTTGTAAATCAGCTGGCAAGAAGCCTGCTTTGAAGGCTACGTCCGATTGGCAGGCTGAACAGCAAACCTCAATCATTCGTGCACAGCGGTTGATAGATGACCTTCGTTCAGCAGGGACATTGACCGTTGCCAAACTTAGCTTCGCGACACGTCACCTGCGGTCAATTTTGGGATAAGCTGAAAAAGGTTAGTGAAACAATGGCAAAAAAATCAGAGCAGTCAACTCGAATTACCAAGGATACCCTTAATCTGGTAATTGCTGTGTGTGCTGTTCTGATTTCTGCCGCTAGTTTTTATGCCACCTTTCTTCAGGCCCAATCAGAAGAAAAACAGGTTAAGGCCGCTACCTGGCCTTACCTGCAGTTTTCGTCAGGAAACTATGATACTGAAGCCGAGAAAGCGAAGATATATCTTCAAGTGGAAAATGTTGGTGTTGGCCCTGCTATTATCAAAAATTTTTCCATGTCATATGATGATGGTGACGCAAAAGGTATTAAAAAAAGCAGTAATGTTTATGATATCCTTCTGGCGTGCTGCGCTCCCGAAGGGGCAGATCGTTCGTGGTTTGCAAAGCCGGAAGCAAAGGCCGGATTTATTGTGACAGGAATTGTGAACAACAAGATTATGCCGGTCGGTAAAGAACTTCAGGTTTTATCTCTAGAGCTTGATGATAATAATCGGGAATTTTGGGATCGCTTGAACAATAGCCGCTGGAAAATAAAGGCCGAGGCTTGTTATTGTTCGCTTCTGGAAAACTGTTACCAGACTGATTTTGTCAACGAACCTGTCGCCGTAAAGGCCTGTATGCCTCACAAATAATCTGCGTATGCATTTCAAAATTACAGATACTCGGCCTCTGGTCAGTGGGTTCCTCAGCTGTCGGTCTTCTGTCTTTAACTTTGCCCGGGAAAACGCTTGTTATTGAAATCATCAATGGTCGCCAGTATTTCCTCACGAGTATTCATAACAAACGGGCCATAGCGGGCAACAGGTTCGTTGATTTTGCGACCAGCGACTAAAAGGAAACGGCTGTTTTTGTCCCCACTTAATTGAACCTTTTCGCCGTCCGTTAAAACAATCAGACTGCGTTGCTCCAGGTTTTGGCTGTCTATTTTGACGGCGCCTGTTATCACATACAGAAAAACAGTGTGTTCGGCTTCAACAGGGATGGAAACTTCCCCATCGCCTGAAAGAGTTATGTCCATATATAATGGATTGATCGCCACGTCATTGATTGGTCCTTGTGTGCCTTCGAACTCGCCAGCGATAATTTGTGCAATATAGCCATCCTTTTCGATTAGCGGGATGTTGGTTGCTGATGCATCGCGGTATTGGGGTGCTTTCATTTTGTCTGCGGCGGGCAGATTTACCCAAAGCTGAAGGCCGTGAATGATATCACTTTCCCCCGCAACGGGCATTTCGGAATGAATAATACCGCTGCCTGCTGTCATCCACTGCGCGTCTCCGGGTCTG encodes:
- a CDS encoding pirin family protein, coding for MTARHIQMVYPAETMSEGVRVTVHRTIGKRGLMNLDPFLLLDEFELKPGTGAGFPEHPHRGFETMTYMLSGAIKHTDTVGNTGVIRPGDAQWMTAGSGIIHSEMPVAGESDIIHGLQLWVNLPAADKMKAPQYRDASATNIPLIEKDGYIAQIIAGEFEGTQGPINDVAINPLYMDITLSGDGEVSIPVEAEHTVFLYVITGAVKIDSQNLEQRSLIVLTDGEKVQLSGDKNSRFLLVAGRKINEPVARYGPFVMNTREEILATIDDFNNKRFPGQS
- a CDS encoding NAD-glutamate dehydrogenase; this encodes MTNNEYRKQALAEIKRLAEESLKGDQLKAFLSFMEDFLPVSTPDDFFDREATTLFAITKGFWEASSKRVTGKPFVKILNPRFPKEGWSSHHSVLMIITDDMPFLVDSITGGLTSTLKSRIHMMHHPILSTMRDKKGLRVHDGGEETRESFMFIEIDTLSDKNQIAEYQAVITSILSDVSGAVSDWRGMLAKIDETVASLTVNPPPIDNDEVDEVIRFLRWLGADHFTFLGFREYRFDLQKKSLKFTQVEGSGLGILRDVDRNVLRNRDGLTPMSDEIRHFLAQPEPVIITKANVKSTVHRVSHLDYIGVKIFDSEGNAIGERRFVGLFTSLSYSQFAHDVPLLRTKVANIQSRSGFAPKSHAGKAIAHIMETFPRDELFQIAEDNLFETAMGILQLTERPRPRAFIRRDKFERFVSALVYVPRENYNSSLRAAAARILCEAFNGEVSVYYAMLSEESLARWHFIIRTKPGQVPNVDEGDINQQIAEAAQGWPDRLHFELVSRYGEEHGNQLNHAYRGRFSVAYRAAFSPAQAAYDIAKLEELAGADDLRVDFYHHLGDGDNRYRLKIHHGCRLVPLSSCMPVLENMGFRVLSEHSYEVRSEQPSYIHDFALELEEGCAFSMERIKPVIEDLFLMVWKNVVEDDDFNQLVLASAMAWDEIVVLRAYGKYLRQLGLGYSPDYIADCMVEHPQIASQLIALFAVQFDPEYSGDNRDTIAETIIQGLKKLMESVSSLDQDRIFRAYVNVIRSTLRTNFYQSGVKLGADERALAFKIRSNEVEEAPLPRPHAEIWVYSPRVEGVHLRGGPVARGGLRWSDRREDFRTEVLGLVKAQQVKNAVIVPQGAKGGFFPKQLTPSMNRDAFMEEGVASYRSFISSLLSVTDNLVKGKVKPPQELVRRDGDDPYLVVAADKGTATFSDISNGISEGQGFWLDDAFASGGSNGYDHKKMGITAKGAWISVQRHFREMGVNVQEDVFSVVGVGDMAGDVFGNGMLLSKTLHLKAAFNHMHIFIDPEAGDSKAKWKERKRLFDLPRSSWEDYNSKLISKGGGIFSRAAKSIDLSPEIQAWLGTEETSMAPNVLINTILKAEADLLWFGGIGTYIRATTETDADVGDRANDPLRVTAPEVKVKVIGEGGNLGMTQEARIEYGRLGGRSNTDFIDNSAGVDCSDKEVNIKILLADVISKKKLTREDRDSLLVEMTDEVSDIVLSDNYLQTQAISLAEAEAVNSRQYHLGLIRTLERDGGLNREIENLPSDEGFLELEANEKGLSRPEISTLLAYAKMSLVDILMKGSLIDDPVLEPELEWGFPTTLRKRFPEEIRSHRLRREIVATVLANEVVNWGGLTFVYEVKEETGLGVEDIVAAFVAVRGIYGLQGMWDAVNALDYKVDAALQYDMHRSLSNSLKDQVLWVLRNLPRPYNIVDLIDRFATPVKALFNIKQEILSKPAQEAFISRRDPLKEGGVSHKLATFVAGFEVLSSGADIISVAETENKKVDFAATIHFALGDMLGFDWLRQRADRIVPDDHWEVLAIRSLKEDLADQQTELVKQVCKSAGKKPALKATSDWQAEQQTSIIRAQRLIDDLRSAGTLTVAKLSFATRHLRSILG